The stretch of DNA CTTGTTTATTCTATAATCATCTTTGGTGACTACGAAGATGATAAGCGAGAACTGTTAGATGATTTGAGATGTTTGACTGTTTAAGAAAGAAAGACATCTTCATTGAGTATGATATATTGAACcaagaaaatgaaaatcaatAAGCTGTTTCCATGACACAAAGATTGTTTGATTGCTTCAGGTGAATATGGCTTATAATTCAGGCATGATATTTTCCATCATAGACAGTAAAATGGGTTCCTACCCCTCAGATTGtattgagagattctcaactcTGGCCATAAATTGTTGCCATGATGTTACTCAGAAGAGACCATCAATGCTTGATGTTGTGAGGGAGCTTGAAAACATCGCCGCAATGCTGCCGGGAACAGAAACTTCTTTCTCAGATATCATTTGCCATAATGACAGTTCAGtgcaatcatcatcatcatcatcattcatgcCAAGTAAGGACCATCATGGATCTTCATCTGCTTCAGAAATTTGCCTTGTTAGTGGTGCCATTTCAACAATACTTCCACGTTGATGCCAAGCAAGTGATAGAAATCGTTTTCTGGCAACAAAATTTCAGTAAAAACGTATCAACTGACTCATGTTGAAAACTGCTAAATAGGACCATTTGTGAATTTATCTTTTCCATTATGTAAATTTGACAATACCAGAATATTTTAATGTAAAAGTACACTTGTTAATATACAAAAAATGGGCTACAAAAATAATCACCCTATAAAATATAAACTGCATATTGGAATATgaaattttatactaaaaatgtATAAAACAATACATGTATAACTGATTTTTTGCATAATATTTCTATAATTATTATCGGTCCCTACAGTAGATAAACATGGAACTGGTTACTCATTCTAATTAACTGGTAACTATAGCTTAATTTTACTTAGCATAGTGACTAGTTGAGATGTTAGAATGATGTTTTGAGTTATTGTTGTAATGCTTTTTAGAagtgtaaaataataaataaattcctgaaaatttatattttggacagaataattattaaagaaaaaaaagtattaataaaatcttttaagaTAGTAAATCTGAACATATTACTTTTAAATTAGCCTTTATAATTAGGATAGAAGgtcttaatataatttaaactaACTTGTTTGTGTTATTATCATGGAggattttattgatattttttttcggACTAATTTATCTGAAATGTAAATcctcaaaaatttatttgtcattttactttttctaaaataggtttaattactttattagtctttataattttattaaatttttaattaggtctttatactttttatttttaattgagtccctaattttaatattataattagattcttttatataaaaaatattaaaattaatagaatatttttcttattaggattAACACTGTAACAAGTGAATATATATCCTTTTGCAACCTCAAACATATTAATATAGTAGAGCCGGAGGGGACATTCATTAGGGTTTAAGAACAAAAAGTATCAACTTTtttcatagaaaataaaattttaaagctCCTAATGACGCTAAGCGCATCAAgagaatttgttttattttattttattttttttattttagtatccTTAACAAGTATCTATAGGACCACATTTACCAAAATTGAATTGGTAATTAAACTAGTTATTATTTAATCATTGGTTTAACCACTAGAGATTGAGCCAACTGAACTTACGGAAATTGTAATATGAATTCAgtactaaataataaaaataatgaaatctAAATTATAGCTTACAATTTAAAATATGGCATAAATACATCTATaataaatatcaatttttatataatataaatagattTTATACCATATTATTAGTAGATATATTTTACATAACCTTTAATACAATGAAATATATATACCAAATATTTCagttttacttattttattagcttatatatttatttatttatttaaatgatgAATGtttatttctcattttttaatgacacttatttttgtataatcttttataaattatacatatttattttataattgatATTTATCTTCAGTATAAAATATAAGCATGCACCAAATATGTTATTATCCCATAGAATTAGAATAGCTATGTTTAGTGCAAAGtaattcactaataattataGTTTAGGCGTTTACTATCACCAACCATGTTAGGATACAACTAGCTTTGAGGATTGTTTATACATTTCTTATTGGCAAAGCATCAAATTTAGTTCAGGGAATATTCTAAcaggaatttttttaaaaataaaataaaataaccaatttatatcttatctcgtttataatGTAAACGAAATAAGATTATGATAAATAAGATAAGACATTATTAGACGATGTGGCCGTATCACATTTGAACACATATTGTGTACCgttcttatctcgtttatacgaGATACTTGTAGttttatttcgtttacactataaatgtcataattattcacatatatgtaaacaaaataatactattaaataaaatatatatatttgtttatactgtaaatgaaataaaaaattcgatgtattatgataaaaatattataaattatttattttaataaataaaatatttatttaaaaaaaatcctatttCAACATGGATAAGGAAAGTAGAAAATATAACATATTCACATTTAATAAATTTGGACTTTCTAATTACCAAACATAACGAGGAGAAAAGAGatagagaaaaagaataagaaatgtATTATGGCTGTATTAATGGCTAGATTTGACCTGTTGACTATTAGTTTGGTACATATTTAATAGTATAATTATGAGAGTATTTTATTTGACAAATGGTAGTGCGAAATTGATTAGGATTATTGGCAGAGTTAGAACTAGAAGTAACATCACACGTTGATgttatttattagttattattttaagtgGAACATGGCTTATCATTTCTgacttaatatttatttttttcattacacACAACATAATGGGTGTCACATTACACATTATTACGTACAAATTAACTATTCAACCGTCATTAGATATCTAAATTAGCAACtatctatataaataaatataaatatctaTATACCAATCATGATAACTGTATATTGTATAAAATTGaccactaaaattagttatcaatataaaatatatataaaatatatattaaaaatatgacaaattacttaaataaattaattggactctaaatttattagattacaattttttaaaataatagatatgtttataatttttctatatCTATATAAATCGTTACGgaatataacaatttttaaattgaacgTAATCCGCTATAAATAGCACGGATTATGCATGATACatatcaaatatattattttctaaattttaaaaagtacgGATTTTTGAGAGAGAAAATCTTATGATATGTTAAAAATGTGTTTGACATGTATTTTAATGTCTGAAAATTGAATAGAATGACTTTTATCTAAAGATTATATCACCCCAATTTTTATGAATTACAAAATGCttactaaataataaaaatacaaaaataaatctgGCATTAAATTTGCTGTTCAGCTTGTTTTTCCTATAATCTGTGTTATTTTGTATCGAATTACgtttaatttgaaaattgaatttatagtatatactatatatagaCAACTGAGtttatagtaattaattttaatatataataatatttttatttatatacatttcactttttttttcaagtaaatatttaactactaaaataaaaattaactatttaacaactttgtcaaaaatattttgagtttaatgtgtttttaatttaatgtttcatccaacaaatatatattttattactgtttttttttgtttggcttttttttcttctttttcatcaatgtttagtatttttcaaatGTATGGTCTTCAAAAGCAATGTTGGATATGTTTTAACATTCAATTATCAATGTCGTTGGAAAATTATGAtagactaatttattttttactaaccATACcctttttcatatattttttcccTTTAAAAATGATTCTTCCATAAAATTTTAGATACAAAGAAGAATGACTTTGAAATTACAAAACTAGTTTATTCGATGACAACAATCTGTGAGtgaatacttttttttcttcataattttttttattacctgCCAATATGAATAGATTTTTTCATTGGTAtgaactcaatttttttttataatagtaatAGATATTTTATCTTAAATAGTTTGTATTTGTTACTtataaactactatttttttaaaaaaaattaaaagaaattatattgttgatgttcttgaattttttttatgttttttatgattataaattttttaatttatacaaaatcataagaatgagtaacaataaatttcaaaagCAAAAGGCTATATGGGATATAAAAATTACTAGGCATTTTAATTTACTCATCATTCTCTATACATATTTAAACTGGTACactacacaaaaaaattaatctctTAATTATCTTATCATACATATCAATTTGCACAACATATaatatcatatttattttataatttctcatagttacatatatttaaattttttgttttttaaatcatataataatatttattatttaaatatattttaattaacttattatatttatataataatatttacattttaaaaaaattaaaattaataatattttatcttttacataaataatataaagaaTGATATAAATGATGtcctttttagtaattttatattttaatgtgaTTTTAGTTAATATAATCCAAACATGATTTATTTTCTCGAAAGCacatttgataaaaaatattcagaCACAAATTATATTAGCATCAATCTAATTTTGATCAAAATTAACtttataaaaatacatttatatCGACGTCCATTTGCAAATGTTAATCTAAATATACCCTTAGTTGTTTTATACTtttgttaaaaacttaaaactttATCATTAATTGAATTCACAACATGTTGCATAttggaattttaattaaaaatttattattaactaataaattattatatatatcaaGTAAAATTGGAAGAGAAATTAGAGGAGAATAACATTCTTTTAACAACATAAATAATAgggtaaaaaaattaattttaattttaaaattcaaattttaaattaattaagtttattCATATTTAGTTGGCGTGAAATATAatctattattcacattatctataatttttgttgtttacctaacaaaattaaaatcagaATTCTCAAACTAAAaagttaatcaaatttattatttttgattaattaatcaaaaatatttaaaagtataaactaaaatatattattaaattaaaaaaattaagtttatggctaaaatatgaaaaaaggataaattttattggttttaattttgttttcattttcattatttatgaataaattatCCAATTGACTAATCCAAGTTTGATATATAATAATGTTATAGTTTATGGTTAGAATAACAAGAGAAGACAGCGTATAAGCTTGCAAATTGAAATGCATTGGTTTTCCGCGTGCGTTAAGTCGCTGGTTTTGAGAACCCCCTGAAACtgaaatttaatttccctttcccttttatTCTTTCAATTCTTCACAAAACaccctcttctctctttcaaTTCCTTCCTTTTTAACCCCAATTCTCCCTACTTCTACTCAATCAGGGTTCCATTTTTTCCACTCTTCTTATTTTTACCCTCTCACTTCTTTTTAATCCCATTTCATCTTCTTTTATCTGCCGCTTTCCAGCAATGCCCCAATCATGTATGTGATTCTCACTTTTCTTCACCTTCTGCAAATAAAGCTTCAAATTTACATCCATTTTAgaaggaatttttttttttggaattgtcTTGGGGGGCTGGGGGGGTTGTTGAGATAATGATTATGTCAAATTTTGGGTTTTAattgggttttggatatgaattgtatatgatatgatatgatatgatattatTGGTTCTTCTATTTGGGAAATAAATTACACTGCTTGTCCATGCTATTATAAATTTGAATGTGTGTTAATAATTCGGTTTCTTGTATGTGTAGGTAGGATGGCCTTGAATTTCTAGTACCCTGTATCAATTTTGAGCTGCATTATGCATTTCAGGTGActttttgaattgcattgaCTTTGATGATGATATCAACAACTGCTTCCTCAATTAAGCTGGTTGAAGAAGCTTGTGTTGTGCTTCCTCCATTGGCTATGGAGTTGTAGCTTTTGGAGGATTTTGATTTGGGGCTAGTGGCATAAAGAGTGTGACAGTTTTATTTGGGTAGAGGGGTTATATGTTGCGCATGGCTCCAAATCTAAAGCTTAGGTTATGTGTTACCTTGTTGTTTTTAGTCTCAAGTGTTCTTCTATTTGGCATTTCAAACGCGGAATCTGAAGGAGGAGTTTCACAAATAGTCAGATCTGCCCCGGATAAGGATGTAGGAGCCAATGTATTTGATGGAACTGGTGTAGAGGGTTCCTTTAAGTTTGAGGATGGTAATACTATGAAGACTAATAGGAAGGGTGGAAATAATAGAGTTTCTATTTCTACAGTCGCATTATTTACATTGGCGATGGCAGCTGCCGCTGGTTTAGGTGCTGTGCCCTTCTTCTTTGTGGAGCTTGATCCGCAGTGGGCTGGATTGTGCAATGGAATGGCTGCAGGTGTCATGTTGGCTGCAAGCTTTGACCTCATACAGGAAGGGCAGGAATTTGGTGCGGGAAATTGGGTTGTCACTGGGATTCTATCTGGTGGAATCTTTATTTGGCTATGCAAGAAGgtgataataaatttttttgttaatcagTTCATATCATATCATCGGAGCAGATTCTCTCGGTTGGAAAATCTTGACCATGTCAAGGGTGAGATTTCAATTTTGATTGACAAGGTCGGCCCTGGTATGATCAATGGAGGAAATCTACACTTGACATATACCAATTGAGAGGATCCATTCCGATTGTTATCACTATCTTTCTACTTttagcataaaaaaaatatatgcctGGTGTAGCTATGTGCCTCTGTGTACTGATACCTATCTTGATACTCAATGCTGAATTGCTGAGGCTCAAATGATAGATTGATAAATTGATCATTAGTAAAAAGTATCATGGCCAGCTTCTTTCAATTTCCCGTTCTTCTCAGatgctcttttcttttgttacagTTTTCTTGAATTTACCTTAGTGGTTTATCTTGGTTTTATAATGATCTTATTTGTGTCTTGTATAATCTCTTGGGTTTCAGTTTCTTGAGCAATATGGGGATGTAAGCATGCTGGATTTAAAAGGTGCAGATGCAGCTAAAGTTGTTCTTGTGATTGGAATAATGACTCTCCATTCTTTTGGGGAGGGATCTGGGGTTGGCGTCTCTTTTGCTGGCTCAAAGGGTTTTTCTCAAGGCCTGTTGGTAACTTTGGCTATTGCTGTACACAACATCCCAGAGGGATTAGCGGTGAGCATGGTGCTGGCATCAAGGGGTGTCTCTCCACAAAATGCTATGTTGTGGAGTGTAATCACTTCCTTACCTCAGGTGCTTCTTAAAGATAACTTTTGATTTATATTACTTTTTGaagtaaacaaaatattgaGTTAAGTCAGCAGTTGAAGAGCTGCTTTTCtgaattatataatataacttTACTTTTAATTGTGGTTCTTGGTACACTCTCTCTGTTGAAGTAAAAAAAGAATAGGCATATAGAAGTATGCAATTCTCGTGTCTAGCAGACGTTTAACCTTGTCTTTGACTTTAGTTTAGTTGGTTAACTTCTTATTCATATGTTGATGCAGCCAATTGTAGCTGTTCCTTCATTTATTTGTGCTGATGCATTCAGCAAGTTCCTTCCTTTTTGTACGGGATTTGCTGCTGGATGCATGATTTGGATGGTTGTTGCAGAAGTTCTTCCTGATGCATTCAAGGTTATTagcaatttattattttacacaATAGATATTTTCATCTGCCTTATCCTTTTTTTCGGGATGCGGGTGTCATGAACGAAGTCTCCTAAAACCTAAGCAATTAGGTGAAGGTTTGTCTGGCTCATGAGATTTTTAGCAGTGTTCAAGCTTGCACTGACTAGAAATTTATGGGGGAAAGATGAAAAAGGGACAAGAGAAGCCCTGAATTATTGATGTGAGATGATTTGTTACTataatataattcttttctttataCTAACAAATAATGTAGGTCAAGTTCAAATCAGCCTACTAGCATAACATCTCTATACAAATGAGGGCTCCAAATATCTCGATAGGAAGCATAAAATGTGCTGGGGATGGCAAATGGGATCTGTCCTTCAAGTCCAACATGCTTTTTAGACATGCAAtattaatttctcttctcttttcggTTTCAGGAAGCCTCAGCTTCACAGGTTGCATCAGCGGCAACCCTTTCTGTAGCATTCATGGAAGCTCTCAGCACCTTATTTCAGAATTTCACTCATGACTACAAGTGAGTTtgctgaattttttattttttcccatCTTTTTCCGTTAGGGGACAGGTTCCTTTTGGTGTATCAACTGTATTATTTTGTTTGGATTCTGGCTTGGACAATTAGTATTGATTATCCATCCTTtgctaaaatttgaaaaagaaaaatactgcAGAATACTGGAATTTCTTTCGTATTCCTTCTGATATagacttttttgttttccttccctgaattttgatttcttttattacagCTCTGAGGATGCTTCTGGCTTCTTTGTCTCACTACTTTTTGGCCTGGGGCCATTTCTTGGTGGAGTTATCCTGGTTGCATTTGCTCTTGCGTTTCATCTCCAGCATGCTCTCCTTATGGGCACGGGTTGTGGCATTGCCTTTGTTCTTGGAGCCTGGCGACCAATGCAGCTTATTTTGTCTTCGAAATTAGGACTTATTCCCATTATGTTACTCCTTGCAATGGGGGCTTCATTGGTCCATTTTACCTCTTCAAGTGTATTGAAGATGGCGTCCAAAAAGACCTCGGGTGGTGACTTGCCTACACTTACAGGTTTTCCACTTAGTGTTCACACCCTTCAATCATTCATATCATGCGGCACAGTCGCTTTTCACGCATTAGCAGAAGGACTAGCATTGGGAGTGGCTGCACCAAAAGCATACGGACTTGGTCGTCACATGGTCCTTCCGGTCTCCCTACATGGGCTCCCTCGAGGCGCAGCTGTGGCTAGCTGCATCTTCGGTGCCACAGATAGCTGGCATGGTTCCCTTGCCTCTGCTGCCATAATCGGATTTATGGGTCCAATATCAGCAATAGGGGCTATCCTCACCGGTATTGACTATAGTGGCCTTGATCACATAATGGTTCTTGCTTGTGGTGGATTGTTCCCTAGCTTTGTAACTATAGTTAAAAGAGCACTTAGTTTGGATAAGAGGAAGAGCACATGTGGCCTCATTCTCGGTATGGGGTTTGCTACACTCTGTCTAACTTTCACTAGGTTGGTTTGCTTGCATACACCTTACTGCAATTCTGCACCTGAAGCTGTAAGATAAGAGCTCAACTATGCTTCATTTCGTGGAAGATTGATTTCTAATGTTCCTGCAACTGTAATATGCATTTCTTTAGTTCAATCTCTGAAGACATAGCTTCACAAATTTGGAGAGATTGTCAATGAAGGATGTGGAAAGAGAGAATCAGATTTACAATTCAACCAAGTTTTTGTTTAGAACATGTGCCTTATGTGTCATACATGAGTTTTACTTGTATATATAGTTTTACCAAAGGTGGAAAtggtaagatttttttttctttttttaatcctCTCTGAATAGGTGTTGTGACATATAGATCTGATATTTCATGGTTCTGTTGGCCCATTTTCTAATACTATAGCATCTTGTTCATATATGACTTCTCTTGTTTTCTTGACCATGTTCAACAAGATCTATGAAGTAGTTTGTTACTGTTTAACAATacataaaacaaattaataaattgTATA from Arachis duranensis cultivar V14167 chromosome 4, aradu.V14167.gnm2.J7QH, whole genome shotgun sequence encodes:
- the LOC107485398 gene encoding putative zinc transporter At3g08650 gives rise to the protein MLRMAPNLKLRLCVTLLFLVSSVLLFGISNAESEGGVSQIVRSAPDKDVGANVFDGTGVEGSFKFEDGNTMKTNRKGGNNRVSISTVALFTLAMAAAAGLGAVPFFFVELDPQWAGLCNGMAAGVMLAASFDLIQEGQEFGAGNWVVTGILSGGIFIWLCKKFLEQYGDVSMLDLKGADAAKVVLVIGIMTLHSFGEGSGVGVSFAGSKGFSQGLLVTLAIAVHNIPEGLAVSMVLASRGVSPQNAMLWSVITSLPQPIVAVPSFICADAFSKFLPFCTGFAAGCMIWMVVAEVLPDAFKEASASQVASAATLSVAFMEALSTLFQNFTHDYNSEDASGFFVSLLFGLGPFLGGVILVAFALAFHLQHALLMGTGCGIAFVLGAWRPMQLILSSKLGLIPIMLLLAMGASLVHFTSSSVLKMASKKTSGGDLPTLTGFPLSVHTLQSFISCGTVAFHALAEGLALGVAAPKAYGLGRHMVLPVSLHGLPRGAAVASCIFGATDSWHGSLASAAIIGFMGPISAIGAILTGIDYSGLDHIMVLACGGLFPSFVTIVKRALSLDKRKSTCGLILGMGFATLCLTFTRLVCLHTPYCNSAPEAVR